Proteins encoded in a region of the Oryctolagus cuniculus chromosome 10, mOryCun1.1, whole genome shotgun sequence genome:
- the IFRD2 gene encoding interferon-related developmental regulator 2 — protein sequence MPRARKGNTPRKGGQRRGGGARSSAQADSGSSEDEAASEARSTTSECPSLLSTTAEDSLGGDTVDEQGPQEDLEEKLKEYVDGLTDKSAKTRQGALESLRLALASRLLPDFLLERRFTLADALEKCLKKGKGEEQALAAAVLGLLCVQLGPGPKGEELFHSLQPLLLSVLSDSTASPAARLHCASALGLGCYVAAADVQDLVSCLACLEGVFSRSCGTGSSTSHVAPASLHGVCCAALQAWALLLTICPSAHISHILDRQLPRLPQLLSSESVNLRIAAGETIALLFELARDLEEDFVYEDMEALCSTLRTLATDSNKYRAKADRRRQRSTFRAVLHYVEGGECEEETVRFGLEVLYVDSWARHRVYTSFKEALGSGLHHHLQNNELLRDIFGLGPVLVLDATALKACKISRFEKHLYNAAAFKARTKARSRVRDKRADIL from the exons ATGCCCCGCGCCCGTAAGGGCAACACGCCCCGCAAGGGCGGCCAGCGCCGTGGAGGAG GTGCCCGCAGCAGTGCCCAGGCTGACTCGGGGTCCAGTGAGGATGAGGCAGCGAGTGAGGCCCGCAGCACCACCAGCGAGTGCCCCAGCCTCCTCAGCACCACAGCGGAAGACAGCCTTG GGGGGGACACTGTGGATGAGCAGGGCCCGCAGGAGGACCTCGAGGAGAAGCTGAAGGAGTATGTGGATGGCCTCACAGACAAGAG TGCCAAGACGCGGCAAGGAGCGCTGGAGAGCCTgcgcctggccctggcctcccgCCTGCTCCCCGACTTCCTGCTGGAACGCCGCTTCACGCTGGCCGATGCCCTGGAAAAGTGCCTCAAGAAAG GGAAGGGCGAGGAACAGGCCCTGGCTGCCGCCGTGCTGGGCCTGCTCTGTGTGCAGCTGGGCCCTGGCCCCAAGGGTGAGGAGCTGTTCCACAGCCTacagcccctgctgctctccgTGCTCAGCGATAGCACAGCCAGCCCCGCCGCCCGACTCCAT TGTGCTTCGGCTCTGGGCCTGGGCTGCTACGTCGCTGCTGCCGACGTGCAG GACCTGGTCTCTTGCCTTGCCTGCCTAGAAGGCGTTTTCAGCCGGTCCTGTGGCACGGGTAGCTCCACCAGTCACGTGGCCCCTGCCAGCCTGCATGGTGTGTGTTGTGCtgccctgcaggcctgggcattGCTACTCACCATCTGCCCCAGTGCCCACATCAGCCACATCCTCGACAG gcagctgcCCCGGCTGCCTCAGCTCTTATCCAGTGAGAGTGTGAACCTGCGGATCGCTGCTGGCGAAACCATCGCTCTGCTCTTTGAGCTCGCCCGGGACCTTGAG GAGGACTTTGTGTACGAGGACATGGAGGCCCTCTGCAGCACCCTGCGCACTCTGGCCACCGACAGCAACAAGTACCGCGCCAAGGCCGACCGGCGGCGCCAGCGCTCCACCTTCCGCGCCGTGCTGCACTATGTTGAG ggtGGCGAATGCGAGGAGGAGACGGTCCGCTTCGGCCTCGAGGTGCTCTACGTGGACAGCTGGGCTCGGCACCGGGTCTACACCTCCTTCAAGGAAGCGCTGGGCTCGGGCCTGCACCACCACCTCCAG aACAACGAGCTGCTGCGGGACATCTTtggcctgggccctgtgctggTGCTGGATGCCACCGCCCTCAAAGCCTGCAAGATTTCACGCTTCGAGAAG CACCTGTACAACGCCGCTGCCTTCAAAGCCCGGACCAAGGCTCGCAGCCGCGTGCGGGACAAGCGGGCAGACATCCTGTGA
- the LSMEM2 gene encoding leucine-rich single-pass membrane protein 2 isoform X2: protein MPEETQEDTVASVPSQRSRGPLAPNHVQEVRLHRVESISDLDSGGSLHPYLTEETRPWDELLGVLPPSLCAQAGCGPVCGRGGFLLLLALLVLTCLALAVLAVYLSGMYVEREGGVTVGTRATAGAAAMKGGPGGLRPADPDSHLPIPSAAE from the exons ATGCCCGAGGAGACCCAAGAAG ACACTGTGGCATCAGTGCCAAGCCAGAGGAGCAGGGGGCCGCTGGCCCCCAACCACGTACAAGAGGTGCGCCTGCACCGAGTGGAGTCCATCAGTGACCTGGACAGCGGAG GCTCACTGCACCCCTACCTGACTGAAGAGACTCGACCTTGGGACGAGCTGCTGGGTGTCTTGCCCCCGTCACTGTGTGCCCAGGCTGGCTGCGGCCCCGTGTGTGGCCGTGGGGggttcctgctgctgctggcgctgTTGGTCCTCACCTGCCTGGCGCTTGCCGTCCTGGCCGTCTACTTGAGCGGTATGTACGTGGAGCGGGAAGGTGGGGTGACAGTGGGGACCAGAGCGACTGCAGGTGCTGCAGCAATGAAGGGCGGGCCGGGCGGCCTGAGGCCTGCAGATCCCGACTCCCACTTGCCCATCCCCAGTGCTGCAGAGTGA
- the LSMEM2 gene encoding leucine-rich single-pass membrane protein 2 isoform X1 produces the protein MNSACVDWSCKADPLLEGAGTEYLKPLVWERCTSCRCAEQVTGVSGGPASQPRVVPRSVLGDVEPNAFLFPIFPKPLWPEATWEKGGGELHQLNQPHTAPTDTVASVPSQRSRGPLAPNHVQEVRLHRVESISDLDSGGSLHPYLTEETRPWDELLGVLPPSLCAQAGCGPVCGRGGFLLLLALLVLTCLALAVLAVYLSVLQSESLRVLAHTLRTQEETLLRLRLASLSQLRRLNSSEAQAPS, from the exons ATGAATTCTGCATGCGTGGATTGGTCCTGCAAGGCTGACCCACTGCTTGAAGGAGCAGGCACGGAGTACTTGAAGCCCCTTGTGTGGGAGCGGTGCACCTCCTGTCGCTGTGCAGAGCAGGTGACAGGGGTCTCTGGTGGTCCTGCATCTCAACCAAGGGTCGTTCCTCGATCAGTTTTAGGGGACGTAGAACCAAATGCCTTCCTATTCCCCATCTTCCCCAAGCCCCTGTGGCCTGAGGCCacctgggagaagggagggggtgaGCTACACCAGCTGAATCAACCTCACACTGCCCCTACAGACACTGTGGCATCAGTGCCAAGCCAGAGGAGCAGGGGGCCGCTGGCCCCCAACCACGTACAAGAGGTGCGCCTGCACCGAGTGGAGTCCATCAGTGACCTGGACAGCGGAG GCTCACTGCACCCCTACCTGACTGAAGAGACTCGACCTTGGGACGAGCTGCTGGGTGTCTTGCCCCCGTCACTGTGTGCCCAGGCTGGCTGCGGCCCCGTGTGTGGCCGTGGGGggttcctgctgctgctggcgctgTTGGTCCTCACCTGCCTGGCGCTTGCCGTCCTGGCCGTCTACTTGAGCG TGCTGCAGAGTGAATCCTTGCGTGTCCTGGCGCACACGCTGCGCACGCAGGAGGAGACGCTGCTCAGACTCCGCCTGGCCAGCCTCAGCCAGCTGCGGCGGCTCAACTCCAGCGAGGCCCAAGCGCCCAGCTGA
- the HYAL3 gene encoding hyaluronidase-3: MTMQLGPALVLGVAVCLGCGQSCLQAPERPFSVLWNVPSAHCEARFGVRLPLSALGITVNWGQHFRGQNVTIFYKNQFGLYPYLGPRGTAHNGGIPQAVPLDLHLARAAYQICHSLRPSFAGLAVLDWEEWYPLWSGNRGRRRAYQAASRAWAQRMFPDWDPREQLHEARTGFERAARALMEDTLRLGQALRPHGLWGFYRYPACGNGWHSKASNYTGHCRAATLARNTQLHWLWDASSALFPSIYLPPRLPPAYHQAFVRHRLEEAFRMALAGRTRPLPVLAYARLTYRSSGRFLAQDDLVQTIGVSAALGAAGVVLWGNLSLSSSEEECWRLHDYLVGTLGPYVINVTRAAMACSDQRCHGHGRCVRRDPAQKEAFLHLGPDGSDGAWQSFRCRCYWGWAGPGCQEPRLGAAPEAAA; this comes from the exons ATGACCATGCAGCTAGGCCCGGCCCTGGTGCTGGGGGTGGCTGTGTGCCTGGGGTGCGGCCAGAGCTGCCTGCAGGCCCCAGAGCGCCCCTTCTCCGTGCTCTGGAACGTGCCCTCGGCACACTGCGAGGCCCGCTTCGGTGTGCGGCTGCCACTGAGCGCCCTGGGCATCACAgtcaactggggccagcacttccGTGGCCAGAATGTCACCATTTTCTACAAGAACCAGTTCGGCCTGTACCCCTACCTGGGGCCCAGGGGCACAGCTCACAACGGGGGCATCCCCCAGGCTGTGCCCCTTGACTTGCACCTGGCGCGAGCTGCCTACCAGATCTGCCACAGCCTGAGGCCCAGCTTTGCTGGCCTGGCAGTGCTGGACTGGGAGGAGTGGTACCCACTCTGGTCTGGGAATCGGGGCCGCCGCCGAGCCTACCAGGCAGCGTCCCGGGCTTGGGCTCAGCGAATGTTCCCCGACTGGGACCCTCGGGAGCAGCTCCACGAAGCCCGTACTGGGTTTGAGCGGGCAGCCCGTGCGCTGATGGAGGACAcactgcggctgggccaggcactccGGCCCCATGGGCTCTGGGGCTTCTATCGCTATCCAGCCTGTGGCAATGGCTGGCACAGTAAGGCTTCCAACTACACGGGCCACTGCCGCGCAGCCACCCTTGCCCGCAACACCCAGCTGCACTGGCTCTGGGACGCCTCCAGCGCCCTCTTCCCCAGCATCTACCTCCCACCCAGACTGCCACCTGCCTACCACCAGGCCTTCGTGCGACATCGCCTGGAGGAGGCCTTCCGCATGGCCCTGGCGGGGCGCACGCGCCCCCTGCCTGTCCTGGCCTATGCCCGCCTCACGTACCGGAGCTCTGGCCGGTTCCTGGCCCAG GATGACCTTGTGCAGACCATTGGTGTGAGCGCAGCCCTGGGAGCGGCCGGCGTGGTGCTCTGGGGGAACCTGAGCCTCTCCAGCTCTGAG GAGGAGTGCTGGCGTCTCCATGACTACCTGGTGGGCACCCTAGGCCCCTATGTGATCAATGTGACCAGGGCAGCCATGGCGTGCAGTGACCAGAGGTGTCACGGCCACGGGCGCTGTGTCCGGCGAGATCCAGCACAGAAGGAAGCCTTCCTGCACCTGGGGCCCGACGGCAGCGATGGAGCTTGGCAGTCCTTCAGATGCCGCTGttactggggctgggccgggcctggctgccaggagcccaggctcGGGGCTGCACCTGAAGCAGCGGCGTGA
- the NAA80 gene encoding N-alpha-acetyltransferase 80, giving the protein MELILSSSPAELTLDPACQPELTLRFNLTKLTLDPARQPELTLSPRLAELTPDSTCHPEMTLGPGPAGLTLDPEQQPEETPTPNLAELTLEPVHCRPELLDACADLINEQWPRSRASRLHSLGQSSDAFPLCLVLLRPGHTPQAVPTVVGHARLSRVLDQPQSLLVETVVVARALRGRGFGRRLMESLEVFARARGFRRLHLTTHDKLHFYAHLGYRLSKPVQGLAFTSRRLPAALLSTFSRAPPLRPPCKAPSLPVQAAPRGPKAPPLLPPPPPLPEPLTTSPLPLAACPSESPLGTQYHDLKGCPIFWMEKDI; this is encoded by the coding sequence ATGGAGCTGATCCTGAGTTCCAGCCCAGCTGAGCTGACTCTGGATCCTGCATGCCAGCCAGAGTTGACCCTGAGATTCAACCTGACCAAGCTAACCCTGGATCCTGCACGCCAGCCAGAACTGACCCTGAGCCCCAGGCTAGCTGAGCTGACCCCGGATTCCACATGCCATCCGGAGATGACCCTCGGTCCTGGCCCAGCTGGGCTGACGCTGGATCCTGAACAGCAGCCAGAGGAGACCCCAACCCCTAACCTGGCTGAGCTGACCCTGGAGCCTGTGCACTGCCGACCTGAGCTCCTGGACGCGTGTGCCGACCTCATCAATGAGCAGTGGCCCCGCAGCCGTGCCTCCCgcctgcactccctgggccagtCCTCAGACGCCTTCCCCCTCTGCCTGGTGCTGCTGCGCCCCGGCCACACACCGCAAGCAGTCCCCACTGTGGTGGGCCATGCCCGTCTGTCGCGTGTGCTGGACCAGCCCCAGAGCCTCCTAGTGGAGACAGTGGTGGTGGCCCGGGCCCTGAGGGGCCGTGGCTTCGGCCGCCGCCTCATGGAGAGCCTGGAGGTCTTTGCTCGGGCCCGGGGCTTCCGCAGGCTGCACCTCACCACCCACGACAAGCTGCACTTCTACGCCCACCTGGGCTACCGGCTGAGCAAGCCCGTGCAGGGCCTGGCCTTCACCAGCCGGCGGCTACCGGCCGCCCTGCTCAGCACCttctccagggcccctccccttcGGCCGCCCTGCAAGGCTCCCAGCCTGCCGGTGCAAGCTGCCCCAAGAGGCCCGAAGGCACCCCCATTGCTGCCACCACCCCCTCCGCTACCTGAGCCCTTGACCACCTCACCCCTGCCTTTAGCAGCGTGCCCCTCAGAAAGTCCGCTGGGGACGCAGTACCACGACCTGAAGGGATGCCCCATATTCTGGATGGAGAAAGACATCTGA
- the LSMEM2 gene encoding leucine-rich single-pass membrane protein 2 isoform X3, which yields MPEETQEDTVASVPSQRSRGPLAPNHVQEVRLHRVESISDLDSGGSLHPYLTEETRPWDELLGVLPPSLCAQAGCGPVCGRGGFLLLLALLVLTCLALAVLAVYLSVLQSESLRVLAHTLRTQEETLLRLRLASLSQLRRLNSSEAQAPS from the exons ATGCCCGAGGAGACCCAAGAAG ACACTGTGGCATCAGTGCCAAGCCAGAGGAGCAGGGGGCCGCTGGCCCCCAACCACGTACAAGAGGTGCGCCTGCACCGAGTGGAGTCCATCAGTGACCTGGACAGCGGAG GCTCACTGCACCCCTACCTGACTGAAGAGACTCGACCTTGGGACGAGCTGCTGGGTGTCTTGCCCCCGTCACTGTGTGCCCAGGCTGGCTGCGGCCCCGTGTGTGGCCGTGGGGggttcctgctgctgctggcgctgTTGGTCCTCACCTGCCTGGCGCTTGCCGTCCTGGCCGTCTACTTGAGCG TGCTGCAGAGTGAATCCTTGCGTGTCCTGGCGCACACGCTGCGCACGCAGGAGGAGACGCTGCTCAGACTCCGCCTGGCCAGCCTCAGCCAGCTGCGGCGGCTCAACTCCAGCGAGGCCCAAGCGCCCAGCTGA